Proteins from a genomic interval of Alteromonas macleodii ATCC 27126:
- a CDS encoding PRC-barrel domain-containing protein: MIISSKQLTHFSIHALDDKVGGIRDILFDDETFTVRYLVADTNTWLPLSRKVVISPISVKQLDEDSESVHINMTVDTLKNSPSIDEHKPVSREYEENLFKYFGYGYYWIGPGAWGEFAHPNELVELQRAEESETENPKKSTNHLRAVGEVGGYEVATTTDNVGHISNFVIDTESWKIIMLVVDTNNWLPGGKHLALLPSDIESIDWAAHSVVVNLSHDELVDRPEVESEKISEEGYVPMLCEQLNKNGN; the protein is encoded by the coding sequence ATGATCATCAGTTCAAAACAGCTTACTCACTTTTCTATTCATGCCCTTGATGACAAAGTGGGCGGCATCCGCGATATCCTTTTCGACGACGAAACTTTCACTGTTCGCTACTTGGTCGCAGATACCAATACTTGGCTACCGCTTAGCCGTAAAGTGGTGATATCACCTATATCTGTCAAACAGTTAGATGAAGATAGTGAGTCTGTTCATATCAATATGACAGTTGATACATTAAAAAACAGCCCCTCTATTGACGAACATAAGCCTGTGTCACGTGAATACGAAGAAAATCTCTTCAAATATTTTGGTTACGGATACTATTGGATTGGACCAGGAGCTTGGGGGGAGTTCGCACATCCAAATGAACTGGTCGAATTACAGCGCGCTGAAGAGTCTGAAACTGAAAACCCGAAAAAGAGCACCAACCACCTAAGAGCAGTGGGCGAAGTTGGTGGATATGAAGTTGCTACAACCACTGATAACGTTGGCCACATCAGTAACTTCGTCATTGACACCGAGAGCTGGAAGATAATCATGCTAGTGGTAGATACCAACAACTGGCTTCCGGGTGGCAAACATCTCGCACTTCTACCTAGCGATATCGAAAGTATCGACTGGGCGGCGCACAGCGTAGTAGTCAATTTAAGTCACGACGAATTGGTTGATAGACCTGAAGTGGAAAGTGAAAAAATATCTGAAGAAGGCTATGTGCCTATGCTTTGCGAGCAACTGAATAAAAACGGAAATTAA
- the maoP gene encoding DUF413 domain-containing protein, translated as MKSLAIRQSAKPYIDRQKFPYGFRKSGDFSITEADLLTHYGKTLLGLESGELSPESDDERHFVEFVTGKVEASNNLEKAWAKYVRLARGKKHFYTLHSSASNQSDYDEDYSDEEFDVA; from the coding sequence ATGAAAAGTTTAGCTATTCGACAATCTGCAAAACCTTATATTGACCGTCAGAAGTTTCCATACGGTTTTCGTAAATCAGGTGACTTCAGTATTACTGAAGCCGATCTTCTAACCCACTACGGCAAAACACTGCTAGGACTTGAAAGTGGCGAATTGTCGCCTGAAAGTGATGATGAGAGACATTTCGTCGAATTCGTTACAGGTAAAGTTGAAGCTAGCAATAACCTAGAAAAAGCCTGGGCGAAATACGTCAGATTAGCAAGGGGCAAAAAGCACTTCTACACCCTTCACAGCAGTGCGAGTAACCAGTCAGACTATGATGAAGATTACTCTGATGAAGAATTCGATGTAGCATAA
- a CDS encoding DUF2789 domain-containing protein yields the protein MFTEQPTMNSLFSQLGLGSSDEEIAEFFETHRGLNKSQHLHEAPYWNESQSAFLKDAIVEDAAWAEVIDQLNAELHE from the coding sequence ATGTTTACTGAGCAACCCACAATGAATAGTCTATTCAGCCAACTAGGTTTAGGAAGTTCAGACGAAGAAATTGCTGAATTTTTTGAAACACATCGAGGGCTGAATAAGAGCCAACATCTTCATGAAGCGCCTTATTGGAATGAAAGTCAGTCTGCATTTTTGAAAGATGCCATTGTTGAAGACGCTGCGTGGGCCGAAGTGATAGACCAACTTAATGCTGAATTGCACGAATGA
- a CDS encoding LysR family transcriptional regulator, with amino-acid sequence MDIRFLTTFIEVAKTRHFGKAAENLYLTQSAVSARIKLLEEYFHTTLFIRQRNSIQLTQSGEKLLPYARQLCATLNEAKQELQIQSSEYVVCGATQLASELLLPQMLSHLHNSFPDWSVKAEVLTLDTLSRQLHERVTDLSFSTEPLKSEEVNSDVLLEQDLALYRIGQASETIDAADFVAIDWGTKARDWLLTAYPQLRDAKLRTNSLNLALNNLQSEGGIAVLPTNVESQLPGSVIVTRIETLENVSFKVYVHSMKQVRRVGLAEIIESVSKAC; translated from the coding sequence ATGGATATACGCTTTCTCACCACCTTTATAGAGGTGGCAAAAACTCGTCACTTTGGTAAAGCGGCTGAAAACCTTTACCTTACTCAATCTGCAGTCAGTGCGCGCATAAAGCTACTTGAAGAGTATTTTCATACCACGCTTTTTATTAGGCAACGCAACAGTATACAGCTCACTCAATCTGGTGAGAAACTTCTGCCTTACGCTAGGCAATTATGCGCAACGCTAAACGAAGCAAAACAAGAGCTCCAAATTCAATCCTCTGAATATGTTGTTTGCGGCGCAACACAGCTGGCGAGCGAGCTGTTATTGCCTCAGATGCTCAGTCACCTACACAACTCGTTTCCCGATTGGTCAGTAAAGGCTGAAGTTCTTACGTTAGATACCCTTTCGCGACAATTGCACGAAAGGGTGACAGACTTATCATTCTCCACTGAACCGTTGAAATCTGAAGAAGTAAACAGTGATGTATTGCTAGAGCAGGATTTGGCGCTATATAGAATTGGACAAGCGTCTGAGACTATTGATGCAGCAGATTTTGTGGCTATTGATTGGGGAACTAAGGCAAGAGACTGGTTGCTTACTGCTTACCCTCAACTTCGCGATGCAAAGTTAAGAACCAATTCGTTGAATCTTGCGCTCAACAATTTACAGAGCGAAGGTGGTATTGCCGTATTACCGACCAACGTTGAGAGTCAGTTACCCGGTAGTGTGATAGTGACCAGAATTGAAACGTTAGAAAACGTATCGTTTAAGGTGTATGTGCACAGCATGAAGCAAGTCAGACGAGTGGGTCTAGCAGAGATAATAGAAAGCGTGTCTAAAGCGTGTTAA
- a CDS encoding rhodanese-like domain-containing protein produces MLIDMKTRIENIDDNLRTVSAEQAASECRNNSGILIDVRESAEVANQPVPSALHIPRGVLEMKALEQFKDASAPLYIHCASGIRAKLAAEQLIKMGYENVSVVTCPVPTINQANRK; encoded by the coding sequence ATGCTTATAGATATGAAGACTCGAATAGAAAACATAGACGATAACTTACGCACTGTATCTGCGGAGCAAGCGGCCAGTGAGTGCCGAAACAATAGCGGTATACTGATTGATGTACGGGAGAGTGCCGAAGTTGCCAATCAGCCCGTACCTTCTGCGCTTCACATACCACGCGGCGTGCTCGAAATGAAGGCACTGGAACAGTTTAAAGATGCTTCAGCGCCACTTTATATTCACTGTGCGTCGGGCATTCGAGCAAAACTAGCAGCAGAGCAACTTATAAAAATGGGCTATGAGAACGTTTCGGTTGTGACATGCCCTGTACCCACGATAAACCAAGCAAACCGAAAATGA
- a CDS encoding ribonuclease J, whose protein sequence is MLHPSADDLWFLPLGGTGEIGMNLNLYGHDGQWLMVDCGVSFDESLVPAYKGVSQASNQNTFKATTHRVVAPNPSFIAKQKEALAGIVITHAHEDHVGAIPYLWERFQKPIYTTSFTAEVLRRKLARSKLANRIAIIEVDAGDTKQIGPFSVNWLAITHSLPEPFALKINTPVGTVLHTADWKIDANPITGLPFDVSLYKRLGSENILAMVGDSTNATKPGFSISERNCYDGLLSTIAPLKGRAVVGCFGSNIARLISLAKVAKKTKRYMALYGRSLMNMYGIAKQQGIWPDDLPVTDPQHLGYLPPHEVLAVATGSQGEKNTALARFAKDTHPHLSLDKGDTVLFSSIVIPGNEESVGRLSKALQEKGVTVIHSEDSTLPIHASGHPCEEELKLMYHWVKPTIAIPVHGEHQHLQAHANIAKACGIKKTYVGQNGDLYRLAPQPSIRRQVVPVGRIPVQQE, encoded by the coding sequence TTGTTGCACCCATCTGCTGATGATTTGTGGTTTCTTCCGTTAGGCGGAACGGGCGAAATTGGGATGAACCTCAATTTGTATGGTCACGATGGTCAATGGTTAATGGTTGACTGTGGGGTTTCTTTTGATGAGTCTCTCGTACCTGCCTACAAAGGCGTCAGCCAAGCGTCTAACCAGAATACGTTCAAAGCCACTACGCATCGCGTTGTGGCTCCGAACCCTTCATTTATTGCTAAACAAAAAGAAGCACTGGCTGGCATTGTCATTACCCACGCCCATGAAGATCATGTAGGCGCAATTCCTTACCTTTGGGAACGTTTCCAAAAGCCAATTTATACTACGTCTTTTACCGCCGAAGTGTTAAGGCGAAAGCTTGCAAGGAGCAAATTGGCTAACCGTATTGCCATTATTGAAGTCGATGCAGGCGATACCAAGCAAATTGGGCCTTTTAGCGTTAACTGGCTAGCCATTACTCATTCGCTTCCAGAACCCTTCGCACTAAAAATCAATACACCAGTAGGCACAGTATTGCATACAGCAGACTGGAAAATTGATGCCAACCCCATAACAGGTTTACCTTTTGACGTTAGCCTTTACAAGCGACTAGGCAGTGAGAATATTCTTGCCATGGTTGGAGACTCTACCAATGCAACAAAACCGGGCTTTTCAATTTCAGAGAGAAATTGTTACGACGGCCTATTAAGCACTATCGCGCCGTTAAAGGGGAGAGCGGTGGTAGGATGCTTTGGTAGCAATATAGCACGGCTAATTTCGCTGGCTAAAGTCGCGAAGAAAACTAAGCGCTACATGGCGCTGTACGGTCGTTCGTTAATGAACATGTACGGCATTGCCAAGCAACAGGGCATTTGGCCAGACGATTTACCTGTGACCGATCCCCAACATTTAGGTTATCTTCCCCCCCATGAAGTTTTAGCCGTAGCGACAGGCAGCCAGGGCGAGAAAAATACCGCGCTGGCGCGTTTTGCAAAAGACACTCACCCTCACCTTAGTTTAGACAAAGGGGATACTGTGCTATTTTCTTCGATAGTTATTCCTGGAAATGAAGAAAGTGTAGGCCGACTAAGTAAAGCGCTGCAGGAAAAGGGAGTAACGGTTATTCACAGTGAAGATAGCACGCTGCCAATTCATGCCAGCGGTCACCCCTGTGAAGAAGAATTAAAGCTCATGTATCATTGGGTAAAACCTACCATAGCTATTCCGGTTCACGGCGAGCATCAACACCTTCAAGCACATGCAAATATTGCTAAAGCGTGCGGTATTAAAAAGACCTATGTAGGGCAGAACGGTGATTTGTACAGGCTAGCGCCACAGCCAAGCATTCGCAGACAGGTTGTTCCAGTTGGTCGCATTCCTGTACAGCAAGAGTAA
- a CDS encoding DUF2750 domain-containing protein, producing the protein MSQLHPLLEKNAFQRLEASLATIKAEEKLFILKDEHGCVMLTTDEEDGVPVWPDAELALLWATEDWAHCEAMELSTEEFLTKWVPGMTQDELMVIVCPVPAEEGEVITPEEFADYL; encoded by the coding sequence ATGTCACAATTACATCCTTTATTGGAAAAAAACGCATTTCAACGACTAGAAGCAAGCCTTGCAACAATTAAAGCGGAAGAGAAACTCTTCATTCTTAAAGATGAGCACGGCTGCGTAATGCTAACTACTGATGAAGAAGATGGTGTTCCGGTTTGGCCTGATGCTGAGTTAGCACTGTTGTGGGCAACCGAAGACTGGGCACACTGTGAAGCGATGGAATTAAGCACCGAAGAGTTTTTGACTAAGTGGGTGCCGGGCATGACGCAAGATGAATTAATGGTCATTGTATGTCCTGTACCTGCTGAAGAAGGAGAGGTGATTACGCCAGAAGAGTTCGCTGACTACCTTTAA
- a CDS encoding LysR family transcriptional regulator, translating into MLKSTLEQWRMFKAVVDAGGFNQAAAEVHKSQSSVHHAVQKLENAIGVSLFENIGRKVQLSPKGELMYRRASFLLSEAHKLEAVANSLQSGTETTLRIAVDIIFPSELLYNVLAKVSAEFPLLRIEIEETVLSGANSLLSNGKVDLGISPFVFPNGFSEDLCEIEFAAVAHADHPLHQLDRTLTLEDLKAHRQIVVRDSSAERKADVGWLGAEQRWTVSHVRTSLDVIAQGLGFAWLPIAIIKDELEDGTLVPLPLDNNAALRKALLYLSFEDGDTLGPAARAFIGELRYQTMNLPSSDFMLDSCTE; encoded by the coding sequence ATGCTGAAATCTACGTTAGAACAATGGCGAATGTTCAAAGCCGTCGTCGATGCAGGCGGCTTTAATCAAGCTGCTGCTGAAGTTCACAAAAGTCAATCGAGCGTTCACCACGCGGTTCAAAAGCTTGAAAACGCCATTGGTGTGTCGTTGTTTGAGAATATTGGACGTAAAGTCCAGCTTTCGCCGAAAGGCGAACTTATGTATCGCCGTGCCTCTTTTTTGCTGAGCGAAGCACACAAGCTCGAGGCCGTTGCCAATAGCCTTCAATCTGGCACAGAAACAACTTTACGCATAGCGGTGGATATTATTTTTCCGTCTGAATTGCTTTATAACGTGCTAGCGAAAGTTTCTGCTGAGTTTCCGCTGCTTCGTATCGAGATAGAAGAAACTGTGCTCAGTGGCGCAAATTCACTTTTGAGCAATGGTAAAGTTGATTTAGGCATCTCTCCTTTCGTATTTCCAAATGGTTTTAGCGAAGACTTGTGCGAAATTGAGTTTGCAGCTGTCGCTCACGCCGACCATCCACTACACCAATTAGATAGAACGCTCACACTGGAAGACTTAAAAGCGCATCGTCAAATTGTGGTAAGGGATTCATCCGCGGAACGTAAAGCTGATGTGGGCTGGTTAGGTGCAGAGCAACGCTGGACCGTAAGCCACGTTAGAACGTCATTAGATGTTATTGCTCAGGGGTTGGGTTTTGCGTGGCTGCCTATAGCAATAATTAAAGATGAGCTTGAAGACGGTACACTCGTTCCCCTTCCCCTGGATAATAATGCAGCATTGCGTAAGGCGCTCCTTTATCTGTCTTTTGAAGACGGCGATACGTTGGGGCCAGCTGCCCGTGCTTTTATTGGTGAGCTACGATATCAAACAATGAACCTTCCATCGTCAGATTTTATGCTCGATTCGTGTACTGAGTAG
- a CDS encoding EAL domain-containing protein produces MRYFNYLLLLVLVVSLQAVASPRLSNPVFQSLSTKNGLPQDIVNDIVINEDGFVWIATEGGLVRWDGVRTKRVAGPDNSLIDSSIYRLALQGTEALWFSVYGRGVYYLDLATQDVVQLEPTYYHDFEGFVQHAETFHWQDDTHLIIALTEEVHKFNTQTKTLERIAKLPEPLLGNSQSIRAAITVEDTLLVATTSGVYVKNINNLEQPLRRLDYLGDIPENLDNGNAKFLLLDDKDRVWISTVLGVFVAQKQDFLKQVQGEKEHVFTQVVSDRNVWTLVQYKDNAFWMGTNKGLYQLSKKAGGWEYEHILEPHNGFTEISNKKIIAIAKDESDNLWLSSVYAGALYFGVKSADIFAIQNERAGEASVLTSHVVWSFAETEPNKIWIGTENGLNHYDFTTKKSEKYLYSKSERAIIGEGAVDKIVPTQSGELFLNTYNGIRLFDMETGEANRPEVLKGGDDTIFDAYGTGMMLSDKGDLYFIGNEGFVKYDVDEKEISSLELDPRVFDINFSLGFLGQSHYHNDRLFFATEGGLWLIDPETFQHELVYRFSELQRGRDRSISSWVIDDMGVLWLAYSGVGLVGIDADTFEPLYNLNESNILLSNIVYGLQKDEAGNIWFSSHKGLHNYDPSTGQIKNFIYGRELSVSEFNQGASLKLKDGRLAYGSTSGAVVFSASQLESLEVGRSLLSKQTAITEVAVDNRVLNQPLKNLSGHHFDLDYEDYGLTIHFSSLAMSGIGKVKYYYKLLNGDRVVTEGVTDDAKITFTNIEPGDYVFSVAPTPGSFDYNVLPAEITLYMPHAPLRSPLAYTIYAALIVSLFVAYLLSRQRQLFRLQKAQQQVTLFSDAFRQTRDWVLIFDKEKRLVAANPAFEHVFGFNNKEPLPKQLARLYLRYPTLNRHLSGKLPEMQGGDFWKDEAVIDGADGKRYDVLIDITAVSGESNTAEHYLIVISDITEQKNAERKLLKIATYDGLTGLVNRTLLLDRLEHAIGLARHHEHRVAVMFVDLDRFKGINDSLGHDYGDKLLRIVANRMRNLVAESGTVARLGGDEFVIVIEEVNANDDLSSFVAQIIESVETPISLAEEVLRVSCSIGVAFYPEDASEPAELIKQADVAMYTAKKDALSGFTYFTTDMNERAKTRLQLENKVKRAYSDDCFFNHYQPIIDARTNTTIGVELLLRGKLDNEPLFPDQFIPVLEELKYIIEVTRQAMRRAAEDLSSWYSQGFTGFVSINLSALHFKTEFDLTGVLTLLDEFNLPKEAFRFEITEGVLMDDSDNALRQINRFVKEGFVLALDDFGTGYSSLSYLKRYPLSVLKIDKSFVNEMAPGNANEALVTTTITLANNLNMSCVAEGVETKAQAEELIGKACYFHQGYFYAKPCTAEEVVPLLFKAW; encoded by the coding sequence ATGAGATATTTCAACTATCTTTTACTGCTGGTTTTAGTTGTAAGCCTACAAGCGGTGGCCTCACCGCGACTATCTAATCCCGTCTTTCAGTCTTTATCGACCAAAAATGGCCTTCCGCAAGATATCGTCAACGACATTGTTATAAACGAAGATGGCTTTGTGTGGATAGCCACAGAAGGTGGTTTGGTTCGTTGGGATGGAGTAAGAACTAAACGAGTAGCAGGTCCAGACAATTCTCTTATAGACTCATCCATTTATCGACTTGCCCTTCAAGGTACTGAAGCGTTGTGGTTTAGCGTGTACGGCAGAGGAGTTTATTATCTCGATTTAGCCACTCAGGATGTGGTGCAATTAGAGCCAACGTACTACCACGACTTTGAAGGTTTTGTGCAACATGCGGAAACCTTTCATTGGCAAGATGACACGCACCTTATCATTGCACTGACAGAAGAAGTGCATAAATTTAACACGCAAACTAAAACCCTTGAGCGAATAGCAAAGCTCCCTGAGCCGCTGTTGGGTAACAGCCAAAGCATCCGGGCGGCAATCACCGTTGAAGACACCTTACTGGTAGCCACTACATCGGGGGTGTACGTCAAAAATATCAACAATTTAGAACAGCCTTTACGTCGACTTGATTACCTGGGGGATATTCCCGAAAACCTCGATAACGGCAATGCAAAGTTTCTACTTTTAGACGATAAGGATAGGGTGTGGATTTCAACGGTTTTGGGCGTATTTGTTGCTCAGAAACAAGATTTTCTCAAGCAGGTACAAGGCGAAAAAGAACATGTCTTTACACAGGTCGTATCCGACAGAAACGTGTGGACGTTGGTTCAGTACAAAGACAACGCTTTTTGGATGGGCACTAATAAAGGGCTATATCAGCTGAGTAAAAAAGCAGGTGGTTGGGAATACGAACACATCTTAGAACCGCATAACGGTTTCACCGAAATTTCAAACAAAAAAATTATCGCCATTGCCAAAGATGAATCTGACAACCTCTGGTTAAGTTCAGTCTATGCTGGCGCGCTGTATTTCGGTGTGAAAAGTGCGGATATTTTTGCCATCCAGAATGAACGAGCAGGTGAGGCTAGTGTTTTGACTAGCCATGTGGTGTGGTCGTTTGCCGAGACTGAGCCTAATAAAATTTGGATAGGTACAGAAAATGGGCTTAATCACTATGATTTCACGACAAAAAAGTCTGAGAAGTATCTGTATTCAAAAAGTGAAAGAGCGATTATTGGTGAAGGAGCCGTAGACAAAATTGTTCCAACCCAAAGTGGCGAATTGTTTCTCAATACGTACAACGGAATACGGTTGTTTGATATGGAAACAGGGGAGGCTAACCGGCCAGAGGTATTAAAAGGTGGCGATGACACCATATTTGATGCGTATGGCACGGGAATGATGCTTTCAGATAAAGGGGATTTGTACTTTATTGGCAACGAAGGTTTTGTAAAGTATGACGTGGACGAAAAAGAAATTTCCTCTTTAGAGCTGGACCCTCGTGTTTTTGACATAAATTTTTCATTGGGTTTTTTGGGGCAGTCTCATTACCACAATGATCGATTATTTTTTGCTACCGAAGGTGGTTTGTGGTTAATCGACCCAGAGACGTTTCAGCATGAATTGGTCTATCGATTCTCAGAGCTACAGCGTGGCCGAGATCGCTCTATATCGTCGTGGGTTATCGACGATATGGGGGTGCTGTGGCTTGCATACAGTGGCGTAGGGTTGGTTGGTATAGACGCAGACACGTTTGAGCCGTTGTACAACCTAAACGAATCGAATATTTTATTATCAAACATTGTTTACGGGCTGCAAAAAGACGAAGCAGGCAATATCTGGTTTAGTTCGCACAAAGGGTTACACAATTACGATCCGTCTACCGGCCAAATTAAGAACTTTATCTACGGACGAGAGCTAAGTGTTTCTGAGTTTAACCAGGGGGCTTCGCTTAAGCTTAAGGACGGTCGACTGGCTTACGGTTCGACGAGCGGCGCTGTGGTTTTCTCTGCATCGCAATTGGAAAGCTTGGAAGTTGGAAGAAGTTTGCTCAGTAAGCAAACTGCTATAACGGAAGTTGCCGTAGACAATAGGGTGCTTAATCAGCCGCTTAAAAACCTAAGTGGACATCATTTCGATCTCGATTACGAAGATTATGGGTTAACAATCCATTTTTCGTCATTAGCGATGTCAGGCATAGGAAAAGTAAAGTACTACTACAAGCTGTTGAACGGTGATCGCGTCGTTACAGAAGGCGTGACTGACGATGCAAAAATAACCTTTACCAACATAGAACCGGGAGACTACGTTTTTTCTGTTGCCCCCACGCCAGGTAGTTTCGACTATAACGTGCTACCGGCTGAAATTACGCTTTATATGCCACATGCGCCTCTGCGTTCACCGCTTGCATATACTATTTACGCAGCGCTCATCGTAAGTTTATTCGTAGCATATTTACTCTCCCGTCAACGCCAACTGTTTAGACTACAAAAAGCTCAGCAGCAGGTAACGCTATTCAGTGACGCTTTTAGACAAACTCGAGACTGGGTTTTAATTTTTGATAAAGAAAAGCGTTTAGTTGCCGCGAACCCAGCTTTTGAACACGTGTTCGGCTTTAATAATAAAGAGCCGTTACCCAAGCAGTTGGCACGACTTTATTTGCGTTACCCAACGTTGAATAGACACCTTTCTGGCAAATTACCGGAAATGCAGGGAGGGGATTTTTGGAAAGACGAGGCCGTGATCGATGGTGCTGATGGCAAGCGCTACGACGTGCTTATTGATATAACAGCGGTAAGTGGCGAAAGTAATACTGCAGAGCATTACCTAATTGTTATTTCCGACATCACAGAACAAAAAAATGCTGAGCGCAAACTTCTGAAAATCGCGACCTACGATGGCTTAACAGGCTTGGTCAACAGAACATTGCTGCTAGACAGACTGGAGCATGCTATTGGGCTTGCCCGTCATCATGAGCATCGTGTGGCGGTGATGTTTGTTGACTTGGATAGATTTAAAGGTATTAACGACTCACTTGGGCATGACTACGGTGACAAACTGCTGCGCATTGTAGCCAACCGAATGCGAAACCTTGTGGCTGAGTCGGGCACCGTTGCGCGATTAGGCGGCGATGAATTCGTTATTGTTATTGAGGAAGTTAATGCCAATGACGACTTGAGCTCATTCGTGGCACAAATCATTGAATCAGTAGAAACGCCTATATCGTTAGCAGAGGAAGTGCTTCGTGTTTCGTGCAGTATTGGTGTGGCGTTTTATCCCGAAGACGCCTCTGAGCCTGCTGAGCTTATCAAGCAGGCTGATGTGGCTATGTATACGGCGAAGAAGGACGCATTAAGCGGCTTTACCTACTTTACGACAGACATGAATGAACGTGCCAAAACGCGTTTACAGCTTGAAAATAAAGTAAAACGAGCCTATTCAGATGACTGCTTCTTCAATCACTACCAGCCAATTATAGATGCCAGAACCAATACCACTATTGGGGTTGAGTTACTGCTGCGAGGAAAACTGGATAACGAGCCTCTTTTCCCCGATCAGTTCATTCCGGTACTTGAAGAATTGAAGTACATAATAGAAGTTACACGACAGGCAATGCGAAGAGCGGCAGAGGACTTGTCGTCCTGGTACAGCCAAGGCTTCACGGGGTTTGTCTCTATTAATCTATCTGCACTTCACTTCAAAACCGAATTCGACTTAACCGGTGTGCTAACCCTGCTTGATGAGTTCAATCTACCCAAAGAAGCGTTTCGATTCGAGATTACCGAAGGCGTATTGATGGATGACAGTGACAATGCGTTAAGACAGATTAATCGGTTTGTGAAAGAAGGTTTTGTATTAGCCCTTGACGATTTTGGTACAGGTTACTCGTCTTTAAGCTATTTAAAGCGTTATCCGTTGTCGGTATTAAAAATCGACAAGAGCTTCGTTAACGAAATGGCGCCGGGTAATGCAAACGAAGCGCTGGTAACAACAACCATTACGTTAGCGAATAACTTGAATATGAGTTGTGTTGCGGAAGGCGTTGAAACAAAAGCGCAAGCAGAAGAATTGATTGGAAAAGCGTGTTATTTCCACCAAGGCTATTTCTACGCCAAGCCTTGTACCGCCGAGGAAGTTGTACCGCTGTTATTTAAAGCGTGGTAA
- a CDS encoding ArsR/SmtB family transcription factor, whose translation MSEDMVIGSDDIMEHAAEAEIFLKQFANKTRLMVLCSLLKEEKSVTELLEVVSVSQPVISQHLALLRESKMVATRREGQTIYYRLADERVKRLIALMYEFFCE comes from the coding sequence ATGTCCGAGGATATGGTAATAGGTTCAGATGATATAATGGAACACGCTGCGGAAGCCGAGATCTTCCTAAAGCAATTCGCGAATAAAACACGCCTTATGGTGCTTTGTTCGTTGCTGAAAGAGGAAAAATCGGTAACCGAACTTCTCGAAGTTGTTAGCGTCTCGCAGCCAGTGATTTCTCAGCATCTTGCTTTATTGCGAGAATCAAAAATGGTGGCCACAAGAAGGGAAGGTCAAACTATTTACTACCGCTTAGCAGACGAGCGCGTCAAGCGTTTGATTGCTTTGATGTACGAATTTTTCTGCGAGTAA
- a CDS encoding exopolysaccharide biosynthesis protein — protein MWGKTAVRSMTLYELLGKMQPRARQDTFEFAEFWDVMEKRGFGPMLALPSFIACTPIGAIPGIPSLAGGTILLIALQILLGRRHPWLPQKVMQLNCDAVQLRYIVEKVKPYAVRVDRFLVPRCFFMRQPVFRSLIALCCAGCGLVMIPLELIPFMGLIPAFAVFIMAIGMATDDGAVALVGVSLSLFGFILGFERLAVALS, from the coding sequence ATGTGGGGAAAAACAGCTGTAAGATCAATGACCTTGTACGAGTTGTTGGGGAAAATGCAGCCGCGAGCAAGACAAGATACGTTCGAGTTTGCTGAGTTTTGGGATGTGATGGAGAAAAGAGGCTTTGGACCAATGTTGGCGCTGCCATCTTTTATCGCTTGCACACCGATTGGGGCCATCCCTGGGATCCCATCTTTAGCGGGTGGGACAATTTTACTCATCGCGTTGCAAATTTTACTCGGTCGTAGGCATCCTTGGTTACCGCAAAAAGTGATGCAACTAAACTGTGACGCCGTTCAGCTTCGCTACATTGTCGAAAAGGTTAAACCGTATGCAGTACGCGTAGACCGCTTTTTAGTTCCTCGGTGTTTTTTCATGCGCCAGCCTGTGTTCAGATCACTCATCGCATTATGTTGTGCAGGTTGCGGACTTGTAATGATTCCTCTGGAGCTTATTCCCTTTATGGGCCTTATTCCCGCTTTTGCTGTTTTTATTATGGCAATAGGCATGGCCACAGACGATGGTGCTGTGGCGTTAGTTGGTGTTTCATTATCGCTATTTGGCTTTATACTTGGATTTGAACGCCTTGCAGTCGCTCTAAGCTGA